From Silurus meridionalis isolate SWU-2019-XX chromosome 14, ASM1480568v1, whole genome shotgun sequence, a single genomic window includes:
- the fbxl16 gene encoding LOW QUALITY PROTEIN: F-box/LRR-repeat protein 16 (The sequence of the model RefSeq protein was modified relative to this genomic sequence to represent the inferred CDS: inserted 2 bases in 1 codon) has translation MLNMSTPSELKSPCVTRNGMVKLPPQPNGLGSASITKGTPAAKNRLCQASSVPPSLPYHLEPLPMAADARQYAKLERQLALDEKVLNRLLWYFTTAEKCALAQVCKTWRKVLYQPKFWEGVTPVLHAKELYNVLPNGEKEFVSLQAFSLRGFHSFCLVGVSDLDICEFIDNYPLSKKGVKSLSLKRSTITDAGLEVMLEQMQGLLHLELSGCNDFTEAGLWSSLNARLTSLSVSDCINVADDAVAAISQLLPNLXELSLQAYHVTDTAMAYFTAKQGCTTRTLRLHSCWEITNHGVVNMVHSLPNLTALSLSGCSKITDDGVELVAENLRKLRSLDLSWCPRITDAALEYIACDLHKLEELVLDRCVRITDTGLGYLSTMSSLRSLYLRWCCQVQDFGLQHLFGMRSLRLLSLAGCPLLTTTGLSGLIQLQDLEELELTNCPGATAELFKYYSQHLPRCMVIE, from the exons ATGCTGAACATGTCCACTCCGAGTGAGCTCAAGTCTCCGTGTGTGACGCGGAACGGCATGGTCAAGCTCCCTCCTCAGCCCAACGGCCTCGGCTCAGCCAGCATCACCAAGGGCACGCCGGCCGCCAAGAACCGTCTGTGTCAGGCGTCCTCAGTGCCCCCGAGCCTTCCGTACCACTTAGAGCCGCTTCCAATGGCCGCTGACGCCAGGCAGTACGCTAAGCTGGAGAGGCAGCTGGCCCTGGACGAGAAGGTCTTAAACCGGCTGCTGTGGTACTTCACCACAGCTGAGAAGTGTGCTCTGGCACAGGTGTGCAAAACATGGCGTAAAGTCCTGTACCAGCCCAAGTTTTGGGAGGGCGTGACCCCGGTGCTGCACGCCAAGGAGCTCTATAACGTGCTGCCCAACGGCGAGAAGGAGTTTGTTAGTCTGCAGGCGTTCTCGCTACGCGGATTTCATTCCTTCTGCCTGGTGGGCGTCTCCGACCTGGACATCTGCGAGTTTATCGACAACTACCCGCTGTCCAAAAAGGGAGTAAAGTCACTCAGCCTGAAGCGCTCCACAATCACAGATGCAGGTCTCGAG GTGATGCTGGAGCAGATGCAGGGCCTGCTCCACCTAGAGCTTTCAGGCTGCAATGACTTCACCGAGGCGGGCCTGTGGTCGAGCCTAAACGCTCGGCTCACGTCTCTGAGCGTCAGCGACTGCATCAACGTGGCCGACGATGCCGTGGCAGCCATTTCGCAGCTCCTGCCCAACCT TGAGCTAAGCCTTCAGGCGTACCACGTGACCGACACGGCGATGGCCTACTTCACAGCCAAGCAGGGCTGCACTACGCGTACACTGCGTCTGCACTCCTGCTGGGAGATCACCAACCATGGCGTGGTGAACATGGTGCACAGCTTGCCCAACCTGACCGCGCTCAGCCTCTCGGGCTGCTCGAAGATCACGGATGACGGCGTTGAGCTTGTGGCCGAGAACCTGCGCAAGCTGCGAAGCCTCGATCTTTCCTGGTGCCCGCGCATTACAGACGCTGCCCTCGAGTACATTGCTTGTGATCTGCACAAACTCGAGGAGCTTGTTCTTGACCG GTGTGTGAGGATCACAGACACGGGCCTCGGGTACCTCTCGACCATGTCATCGCTTCGCAGTCTCTATTTACGCTGGTGCTGTCAG gtgcaggACTTTGGCTTGCAGCACTTGTTTGGTATGAGAAGTCTTCGTCTTCTCTCTCTAGCAG GCTGCCCCCTGCTGACCACCACAGGCCTCTCAGGCTTGATCCAGTTGCAGGATCTGGAGGAACTCGAGCTGACCAACTGCCCCGGAGCCACGGCCGAGCTCTTTAAGTACTACTCCCAGCACCTGCCGCGCTGCATGGTGATCGAGTAG